In Cololabis saira isolate AMF1-May2022 chromosome 1, fColSai1.1, whole genome shotgun sequence, the following proteins share a genomic window:
- the LOC133453400 gene encoding uncharacterized protein LOC133453400 yields MPTSRCVRWGPADLPEGETEATLENMKRDMLNIYSEEGMNGAERAEPMMEKTYIILRKYLNKEPAAAMSEIKQEWPFLFSQKCLFSHFGLLTDVDVLQKLQEQISRRGQTILDYCATLDNPKIHDVLACYDPDSDKAACILLLLMLYFKEPKESLMLEVDPCATSVDVNTSDLPSTPCLIIQGDTMKPSGWLISIEGHVVMGPHPFFLHGVAAFFSSYYVFNLEYPATGSSTLEFIQRCFLAINPERGSKTKKRTTMNPHVSTLWRKLVDFEWAS; encoded by the exons ATGCCCACTTCTAGGTGTGTCAGGTGGGGCCCAGCAGATTTGCCAGAGGGGGAGACCGAGGCAACGTTGGAGAATATGAAGAGGGATATGCTGAACATCTACTCAG AGGAAGGAATGAATGGGGCAGAGAGAGCAGAACCAATGATGGAAAAGACGTACATCATCCTGCGGAAATACCTTAACAAAGAGCCTGCTGCAGCAATGTCTGAGATCAAACAGGAGTGGCCATTTCTCTTCTCTCAGAAATGCCTATTCTCACACTTTGGCCTCCTGACGGACGTCGATGTCCTTCAGAAGCTACAGGAGCAAATTAGTCGACGAGGACAGACCATCTTGGATTACTGTGCAACACTGGACAACCCCAAGATCCATGATGTCCTGGCCTGCTATGATCCAGACTCTGACAAGGCTGCCTGCATCCTGCTGCTCCTAATGTTGTACTTCAAAGAACCGAAAGAGAGTTTGATGCTTGAAGTTGAT CCATGTGCCACTTCTGTGGACGTCAATACTTCAGACCTCCCCAGCACTCCCTGCTTGATCATTCAag GTGACACGATGAAGCCCTCTGGATGGCTTATATCCATCGAGGGACATGTCGTGATGGGCCCACACCCTTTCTTTTTGCACGGAGTAGCTGCTTTCTTCAGCAGCTATTACGTCTTCAACCTTGAGTATCCTGCCACTGGATCATCGACGCTGGAGTTCATTCAAAG GTGCTTCCTGGCCATCAATCCTGAAAGAGGCTCAAAGACCAAGAAGCGGACAACAATGAACCCTCATGTGAGCACCCTTTGGAGGAAACTTGTTGACTTTGAGTGGGCATCATAG